From a region of the Dickeya poaceiphila genome:
- a CDS encoding NADP(H)-dependent aldo-keto reductase — protein MLYHRIPHSSLEVSTLGLGTMTFGEQNSEADAHAQLDLAIAAGVNLIDTAELYPVPPRPETQGLTESYIGSWLKSRGGREKLIIASKVAGPVRLNDSGLRPQQALDRKNIRAALDDSLKRLNTDYIDLYQLHWPQRQTNTFGKLSYQYSQEKPAVTLLETLEALNEQVRAGKIRYIGVSNETPWGVMRYLQLAEKHDLPRIVSIQNPYSLLNRSFEIGLAEISQHEGVELLAYSPLAFGTLTGKYLNGAKPAGARNTLFSRFVRYSAPHTQQAIAEYVALAQKHGLDPAQMALAFVRQQPFVASTLLGATTLEQLKTNLDSLNLTLDEDVLTELEAIHRRFTIPAP, from the coding sequence ATGCTCTATCACCGTATTCCCCATAGCAGTTTGGAAGTCAGTACATTGGGTCTGGGTACCATGACCTTCGGCGAACAAAACAGTGAGGCGGATGCCCACGCTCAGTTAGATCTCGCCATTGCCGCCGGTGTTAACCTGATTGATACCGCCGAACTCTACCCGGTTCCACCACGCCCGGAAACGCAGGGACTGACGGAAAGCTATATTGGTTCATGGTTGAAAAGCCGCGGTGGGCGCGAAAAGCTGATCATCGCCAGCAAAGTCGCCGGACCAGTACGTCTCAACGACAGCGGCCTGCGTCCGCAACAGGCGTTGGATCGCAAAAATATCCGCGCCGCACTGGACGACAGCCTCAAGCGTCTGAACACTGACTACATTGACCTGTACCAGTTGCACTGGCCGCAGCGTCAGACCAACACCTTCGGTAAGCTAAGTTATCAGTACAGCCAGGAAAAACCCGCCGTCACACTGCTGGAAACGCTGGAGGCGCTGAACGAGCAAGTGCGAGCCGGTAAAATCCGCTATATCGGCGTGTCAAACGAAACCCCATGGGGCGTGATGCGCTATCTGCAGTTGGCGGAAAAGCACGACCTGCCGCGCATTGTTTCTATTCAGAACCCTTATAGCCTGCTCAATCGCAGCTTCGAAATCGGTCTGGCGGAAATCAGCCAGCATGAAGGAGTGGAACTGCTAGCCTATTCGCCGCTGGCGTTTGGCACCTTGACGGGAAAATACCTGAACGGCGCGAAACCAGCAGGCGCACGCAATACACTGTTTAGCCGCTTTGTGCGCTACTCTGCGCCCCATACCCAGCAGGCCATTGCCGAATATGTCGCACTGGCGCAAAAGCACGGGTTAGACCCGGCGCAAATGGCGCTGGCGTTTGTGCGCCAGCAACCGTTTGTCGCCAGCACCCTGCTCGGTGCCACCACGCTGGAACAGCTAAAAACCAATCTGGATAGCCTGAATCTGACACTTGACGAAGACGTGTTGACAGAGCTGGAAGCCATCCATCGTCGGTTTACCATTCCCGCCCCCTGA
- the trmB gene encoding tRNA (guanosine(46)-N7)-methyltransferase TrmB: MINNVISPEFDENGRPLRRIRSFVRRQGRLTKGQQQALDDLWPVMGVEYQNDMLDFDRLFGRNAPVVLEIGFGMGASLVTMAQQHPEQNFMGIEVHVPGVGACLGTAQEAGVDNLRVMCHDAVEVLERMIPDGSLAMVQLFFPDPWHKVRHNKRRIVQVPFAELVQRKLAVGGVFHMATDWEPYAQHMLEVMSSVAGYRNLSDHNDYVPRPASRPLTKFEARGQRLGHGVWDLMFERN; this comes from the coding sequence ATGATCAATAACGTCATCTCTCCGGAATTCGATGAAAACGGGCGTCCGCTGCGTAGAATCCGCAGCTTTGTGCGCCGCCAGGGCCGCCTGACTAAAGGACAGCAACAGGCGCTGGATGATTTGTGGCCGGTGATGGGCGTGGAATATCAGAATGACATGCTGGATTTTGACCGTTTATTCGGACGCAATGCCCCCGTGGTGCTGGAGATAGGGTTTGGGATGGGGGCGTCTCTGGTGACGATGGCGCAGCAGCACCCTGAACAGAATTTTATGGGGATAGAAGTGCACGTACCTGGCGTCGGGGCCTGTCTGGGAACGGCACAGGAAGCGGGCGTCGATAACCTGCGGGTGATGTGTCATGACGCGGTAGAAGTGCTGGAGCGCATGATTCCCGATGGCTCGCTTGCCATGGTGCAGCTGTTTTTCCCTGATCCATGGCACAAAGTGCGTCACAACAAACGCCGTATTGTGCAGGTGCCGTTTGCCGAGCTGGTTCAGCGTAAGCTGGCGGTCGGCGGTGTGTTCCATATGGCGACCGACTGGGAACCTTATGCGCAGCATATGCTCGAAGTGATGAGTTCGGTCGCAGGTTATCGCAATCTGTCAGACCATAATGATTATGTACCGCGTCCGGCGTCACGGCCATTGACCAAATTTGAGGCCCGTGGTCAGCGGTTGGGTCATGGCGTCTGGGATCTGATGTTTGAGAGGAATTAA
- a CDS encoding YgdI/YgdR family lipoprotein, translated as MRLRIKTAMALTVIMLLSGCASHYVIATKDGQMLLTKGKPVLDPSTGLLSYTDEDGVQHQINNDNISQVIER; from the coding sequence ATGCGACTCCGGATAAAAACCGCCATGGCTCTGACGGTTATCATGCTGCTCTCCGGCTGCGCCAGTCATTATGTTATTGCCACCAAAGACGGCCAGATGCTGCTGACCAAGGGAAAGCCCGTGTTGGACCCGTCCACTGGACTACTCAGTTATACTGATGAAGATGGCGTGCAGCACCAGATCAACAACGACAACATTTCTCAGGTGATCGAACGATAA
- a CDS encoding TerC family protein, producing MLDWIADPNAWLALGTLTILEIVLGIDNIIFLSLVVAKLPKQQQNKARRIGLMGAMLMRLGLLASIAWVIKLTNPLFSVFGQEISARDLILFLGGLFLIWKSSKEIHETIEGEAEDHTSQVHSFFGAIVQIMLLDIIFSLDSVITAVGLSDHLFIMMAAVVIAVGIMMFSARPIGEFVDRHPSVKMLALSFLILVGFTLILESVDIHVPKGYIYFAMFFSMAVEALNLMRGKKSTKSH from the coding sequence ATGCTCGATTGGATCGCAGACCCTAATGCCTGGCTGGCGCTGGGGACACTCACCATACTGGAAATCGTACTTGGCATCGACAACATCATCTTTTTGTCGCTGGTCGTCGCCAAGCTTCCCAAACAGCAACAGAACAAAGCTCGCCGTATCGGCCTGATGGGCGCGATGCTGATGCGCCTTGGCCTGCTGGCGTCCATCGCCTGGGTTATAAAACTCACCAATCCGCTGTTTAGCGTATTCGGTCAGGAAATTTCCGCCCGTGACCTGATTCTGTTCCTCGGCGGCCTGTTCCTGATCTGGAAATCCAGCAAAGAAATCCACGAAACGATTGAAGGCGAAGCAGAAGACCACACCTCGCAGGTACATTCCTTCTTTGGCGCTATTGTGCAGATCATGCTGCTGGACATCATCTTCAGCCTGGATTCGGTGATCACCGCCGTGGGTCTGTCCGACCACCTGTTCATCATGATGGCAGCCGTCGTCATTGCCGTCGGCATTATGATGTTTTCCGCCCGTCCTATCGGCGAATTTGTTGATCGCCACCCATCGGTGAAAATGCTGGCGTTGTCATTCCTGATTCTGGTGGGCTTTACGCTAATTCTGGAAAGCGTTGATATTCATGTACCTAAGGGCTACATCTACTTCGCCATGTTCTTCTCGATGGCAGTGGAAGCACTGAACCTGATGCGCGGCAAGAAATCCACTAAAAGCCACTAA
- the rppH gene encoding RNA pyrophosphohydrolase encodes MIDDDGYRPNVGIVICNRQGQVLWARRYGQHSWQFPQGGINPGESAEQAMYRELFEEVGLRKKDVRILASTRSWLRYKLPKRLVRWDTKPVCIGQKQKWFLLQLMCNESDINMQSSGTPEFDGWRWVSYWYPVRQVVSFKRDVYRKVMKEFVIAVMQLQENSATRMSSGIRRKRG; translated from the coding sequence GTGATCGATGATGATGGCTACCGCCCGAATGTTGGTATTGTAATTTGTAATCGGCAGGGTCAGGTGTTATGGGCCCGTCGCTACGGCCAGCACTCCTGGCAGTTTCCTCAGGGGGGAATTAATCCCGGAGAAAGCGCGGAACAAGCCATGTACCGCGAACTGTTCGAAGAGGTGGGGCTGCGGAAAAAGGACGTTCGTATCCTGGCTTCCACCCGAAGCTGGTTACGCTATAAATTGCCAAAACGTTTGGTGCGTTGGGATACAAAACCGGTATGTATCGGCCAAAAGCAGAAATGGTTTCTGCTACAGTTAATGTGTAATGAATCTGACATCAACATGCAAAGCAGCGGCACCCCGGAATTCGACGGATGGCGCTGGGTGAGCTACTGGTATCCGGTACGCCAGGTCGTGTCTTTCAAACGTGATGTTTATCGAAAGGTGATGAAGGAGTTTGTCATCGCCGTGATGCAGCTACAGGAGAATTCGGCTACCCGAATGTCATCAGGAATCAGACGAAAACGAGGATAA
- a CDS encoding YggN family protein, with the protein MLRKITLGALMLLAWQAQAAYQCPVQPQDDIIISPQSVKVVGTSGNLQISPQGDVLSNGSALNLNAAQRQQAKSYQAELRQQLPWIDEGAKQHLEKARQALDKVIVQQLGSDSNVRNRLGTLDEQLKQQMNRIIEHRSDGLTFHHQAIKQVEQDGQQIVERTMGGVLQDSLNEMGVKQLGGGGNPLQAMMGNLGGLQQAIQTEWKNQEADFQRFGHDVCNRVTSLENQRQMLLLSIK; encoded by the coding sequence ATGTTGCGTAAAATAACTTTAGGCGCATTGATGTTACTGGCCTGGCAAGCACAAGCGGCCTATCAGTGCCCGGTTCAACCCCAGGATGACATCATTATCAGCCCACAGAGTGTGAAAGTGGTCGGCACCAGCGGCAATTTACAGATTTCGCCGCAGGGTGATGTACTGAGCAACGGTAGCGCACTGAATCTCAATGCCGCACAGCGCCAGCAGGCTAAGTCGTATCAGGCTGAATTGCGCCAGCAACTACCGTGGATTGATGAAGGCGCAAAACAGCATCTGGAAAAAGCGCGTCAGGCGCTGGACAAGGTCATTGTGCAGCAGTTGGGCAGCGACAGTAATGTGCGTAACCGGCTTGGCACATTGGATGAGCAGCTAAAACAGCAGATGAACCGGATTATCGAGCATCGCAGTGATGGCCTGACCTTTCATCATCAGGCGATTAAGCAGGTTGAGCAGGATGGGCAGCAGATTGTCGAGCGAACGATGGGCGGTGTCTTGCAAGATAGCCTCAATGAAATGGGTGTCAAACAATTGGGTGGCGGCGGTAATCCGTTGCAGGCGATGATGGGTAATCTGGGCGGTTTGCAACAAGCCATTCAGACTGAGTGGAAAAATCAGGAAGCGGATTTTCAGCGTTTTGGTCACGATGTCTGCAATCGGGTGACTTCACTGGAAAATCAGCGTCAGATGTTATTGCTGTCAATCAAATAA
- a CDS encoding YggL family protein: MAKNRSRRLRKKLHIDEFQEFGFSVSWRFPQGTNVQEIDRTLDLFVDEVIEPHGLAFEGSGYLQWEGLVCLQKLGNCTDEQRELVRSWLTAHQLTDVTVSDLFDIWWDLPATLG; this comes from the coding sequence ATGGCTAAGAATCGGAGTCGTCGTTTACGTAAGAAACTGCACATTGATGAGTTTCAGGAATTTGGTTTTTCGGTCAGTTGGCGTTTCCCGCAGGGAACCAATGTGCAAGAGATTGACCGTACGCTGGATTTGTTCGTTGATGAAGTGATCGAACCGCATGGTCTGGCGTTTGAAGGCAGTGGCTATCTACAGTGGGAAGGTTTGGTCTGTTTGCAAAAACTGGGCAACTGTACCGACGAACAGCGCGAGCTGGTACGTAGCTGGCTGACAGCACATCAACTGACTGATGTGACCGTTAGCGATCTGTTCGATATTTGGTGGGATCTGCCTGCTACCCTCGGTTAA
- a CDS encoding autotransporter domain-containing protein, producing MRFKRRLIAGLLLAQLGSVLHPALAATADDFRTPEYMRDGAALDSIHAAEAYAMGYSGADVTVGIINRVGDLSSNDEFNGKVDAGSHWISDPSSASPHGYWVAGVIGAARNGVGVQGIAYNSNLLTLGTDNSISDLLQGMVDMTNRPDVKIISNSWGFLFYPDQISSYSAAMQDLLLNTVVPAYVSAANVLASQGQLMVMSAGNEGHLTPTLFSALPTVLDNNHLQDNIANTWINVMAFDPSQPTSSAAFIATFSNLAQGATDYSLLAPGVNIITPSTNNTYFRVSGTSFASPYVAGVGALVSQAFPYMSGKQIADVLLSTATPLTGNNLPKAVVLANEQYDENQSLTGTAVKVYATHTGITFTDDELTTLISSLKIKSPYNSMTDDQVRAAILSAATDQNINVMSQSDYQALFGQGVVNAFKAVQGPGLLNAKRLVDSDFSSGTFGGNYALYAIDTKGVDSTWSNDIGQVKNTASGSVLSGLDVGLRKQGAGTLYLTGNDTFAGPTVVEGGKLIVGKVAGDAGQLAGDAWVQSGAVLGGHGTINGSVVVQNGGTLSPGNSIGTLTVGNVRFDPGSIYEVEIDQQGNADQLVVVNNAQLAGTVKLVGQGSGHLGDRFALVKAGTLTGVFDKLESANNSLFLTDALTYGSQGAFVNVVRNNVRFSDVAQTANQSAVANAIDNQSGTAVLSAVADQQDADSARRAFDNLNGEFYATARNALIRNSRAVRDTLNSTMMGAGKGAEPWVSSWGYDGQQDGDGIRAGMKYNGYGLLLGNGRHVGEQGTLGVAVGAEKGQITMDDRASRGDLNAYHAGVYLSDRAMMLDLRSGLSYSYITLDSQRGINVSGLNGQVTGDYRASLAQGFVEASHHFDFFETFSVEPYGNAAWIWLQNQSGQEEGNGASLAFEKDTTRAAFATGGLRLKVQPLSRLPVSLYGDFGYQHRLTHDDNQVRLRFVSGGDTFTTEGLPLADNTRLMRAGVTVDFSHSAHLSLGYQGDRASRVKDDSAQALFSMAF from the coding sequence GTGCGATTTAAAAGACGGCTGATTGCCGGCTTGCTGCTGGCTCAATTGGGTTCTGTATTACATCCGGCACTGGCTGCTACCGCTGATGATTTTCGCACGCCTGAATATATGCGTGATGGCGCTGCGCTGGATTCCATTCATGCCGCTGAAGCTTATGCCATGGGATATAGCGGCGCAGATGTGACGGTTGGGATTATTAACCGCGTCGGCGATTTATCCAGTAATGATGAGTTTAATGGAAAAGTGGATGCCGGTTCACACTGGATCAGTGATCCCAGCAGCGCCAGCCCACACGGTTATTGGGTAGCCGGGGTGATTGGCGCGGCCAGGAATGGTGTCGGCGTACAGGGCATTGCCTATAATTCCAATCTGTTAACGCTGGGAACGGATAATTCCATCAGTGACTTATTGCAAGGCATGGTGGATATGACCAATCGCCCGGATGTGAAAATCATCAGCAACAGCTGGGGGTTTCTGTTTTATCCTGACCAGATCTCCTCGTATTCTGCCGCCATGCAGGATTTGCTGTTAAATACGGTGGTTCCCGCTTATGTCAGTGCGGCGAATGTGCTGGCCAGCCAGGGGCAGTTAATGGTGATGTCTGCCGGGAACGAAGGGCATTTGACGCCGACATTGTTTTCCGCATTGCCCACCGTGCTGGATAATAACCATCTTCAGGATAATATCGCCAATACCTGGATTAACGTCATGGCGTTCGATCCGTCTCAGCCCACCAGCAGCGCGGCATTTATCGCTACCTTCAGCAATCTGGCACAGGGCGCGACCGATTACAGCCTGTTGGCGCCGGGCGTCAACATCATTACGCCATCCACCAACAATACCTATTTCCGGGTCAGCGGCACCTCATTTGCTTCACCTTATGTCGCCGGCGTTGGTGCGCTGGTCAGTCAGGCGTTTCCCTACATGAGCGGCAAGCAAATTGCGGATGTACTGCTGTCCACCGCGACGCCGCTTACCGGCAACAATTTGCCTAAAGCGGTGGTGCTGGCTAACGAACAGTATGATGAAAATCAGTCGCTGACCGGTACAGCCGTCAAAGTCTATGCAACCCACACCGGTATTACCTTTACCGATGACGAACTGACCACGTTGATAAGCTCGCTGAAAATTAAAAGTCCATATAACAGTATGACGGACGATCAGGTTCGGGCCGCGATTCTGAGCGCCGCCACTGATCAGAATATTAACGTGATGTCGCAGAGCGACTATCAGGCGTTGTTTGGGCAGGGCGTAGTTAATGCGTTTAAAGCGGTACAAGGCCCCGGCTTGCTGAACGCTAAACGTCTGGTAGACAGCGACTTCAGTAGCGGCACATTTGGTGGAAATTATGCTCTCTATGCTATTGATACCAAAGGTGTAGACAGCACCTGGAGCAACGATATCGGTCAGGTGAAAAATACCGCCAGCGGCAGTGTGTTGTCCGGGCTGGATGTTGGCCTGCGTAAGCAAGGCGCTGGCACGCTATACCTGACGGGGAATGACACCTTTGCCGGCCCGACTGTGGTGGAAGGAGGCAAACTGATTGTTGGCAAGGTCGCCGGCGATGCCGGACAGCTGGCGGGTGACGCCTGGGTGCAGTCCGGCGCTGTGCTGGGTGGGCACGGCACCATCAACGGTTCAGTGGTGGTGCAGAATGGCGGCACACTGTCGCCCGGCAATTCAATCGGAACACTCACGGTTGGCAATGTACGCTTTGACCCCGGTTCCATTTATGAAGTTGAGATAGACCAGCAAGGTAATGCCGACCAACTGGTAGTGGTCAATAATGCTCAACTGGCAGGCACGGTGAAGCTGGTTGGGCAGGGCAGCGGGCATTTGGGGGACCGGTTTGCGCTGGTGAAAGCAGGCACGTTAACCGGTGTGTTCGATAAGCTGGAGTCGGCCAATAATTCGCTGTTTTTGACTGATGCACTGACTTATGGCTCGCAAGGCGCGTTTGTCAACGTGGTGCGTAACAACGTGCGCTTTAGCGACGTGGCGCAAACGGCTAACCAGAGTGCGGTTGCGAATGCTATCGACAACCAGTCGGGTACTGCGGTGCTGAGCGCGGTTGCCGACCAGCAGGATGCCGACAGCGCCCGGCGTGCTTTTGATAATCTGAATGGCGAATTCTACGCCACAGCACGCAATGCGCTGATTCGCAACAGCCGCGCGGTGCGCGATACCCTGAACAGCACCATGATGGGGGCGGGCAAAGGTGCAGAGCCTTGGGTGAGTAGCTGGGGATATGATGGTCAACAAGATGGAGACGGCATACGAGCAGGTATGAAATACAACGGCTACGGTTTGCTGCTTGGCAATGGCCGGCATGTTGGTGAGCAGGGTACGCTGGGGGTTGCCGTTGGCGCGGAAAAAGGTCAGATCACGATGGATGATCGTGCATCTCGCGGCGATCTTAACGCCTACCATGCCGGCGTTTACCTGTCTGATCGGGCGATGATGCTCGATCTGAGATCGGGACTCAGTTACAGCTATATCACCCTCGATAGCCAACGCGGCATCAATGTCTCCGGGCTGAATGGTCAGGTGACGGGGGATTATCGCGCCAGTCTGGCACAAGGGTTCGTTGAAGCCAGCCACCATTTTGATTTCTTTGAAACCTTCAGTGTGGAGCCTTATGGTAATGCTGCCTGGATCTGGCTGCAAAATCAAAGCGGACAGGAAGAGGGAAATGGTGCGTCGCTGGCGTTTGAGAAAGACACCACCCGCGCCGCTTTTGCGACCGGCGGTTTGCGTCTGAAAGTTCAGCCATTGTCACGCCTGCCGGTATCCTTGTATGGGGATTTCGGCTATCAGCACCGCTTAACCCATGATGATAATCAGGTCCGGCTACGCTTTGTTTCCGGCGGAGATACTTTCACTACCGAAGGTCTGCCGCTGGCGGATAATACCCGACTGATGCGGGCTGGCGTCACGGTGGATTTCTCTCACAGTGCTCACCTGTCGTTGGGATATCAGGGGGATCGCGCCAGCCGGGTTAAGGATGATAGTGCGCAGGCGTTGTTTAGCATGGCGTTCTGA
- the ptsP gene encoding phosphoenolpyruvate--protein phosphotransferase, protein MLTRLREIIEKVAAAARLSDALDILVNETCLAMDTEVCSIYLADHDRQCYYLMATRGLKKPRGRTITLAFGQGIVGLVGERAEPINLADAQSHPSFKFIPAVREQHFRSFLGVPLIYRRQLLGVLVVQQREHRQFDKNEESFMVTLATQMAAILSQSQMKALFGQYRQTRIKAMAASSGVAIAPGWQDRSQPSLELVFPASSLNSDSERSRLLVAMEDAGSEFRRFSKRFSASAQKESAAIFDFYSHLLNDARLKRELFQEVDTGSVAEWAVKVVIERFAAQFASLQDPYLRDRSSDLRALGQRLLFHLDDNAQSNGQWPERFILVADELTATLLAEVPQERLAGVVAYDGAANSHAAILVRAMGIPTLMGADIQPDLLHQRLLILDGYRGELLVDPEPVLVQEYQRLLSEEHELTRLAEDDMERPAVLKSGERVDVMLNAGLSAEHEKRFINQVDGVGLYRTEIPFMLQSGFPSEEEQMTQYESMLRLYPTRPVMLRTLDIGADKQLPYLPISEENPCLGWRGIRVTLDQPEIFMIQVRAMLRANAHIGNLSILLPMINSLDEIDEAKRLIARATVEVSEMLGFALPWPRIGIMIEVPSVLFLLSHLASRIDFVSVGTNDLTQYLLAVDRNNPHVGSLYDNLHPSMLQALNMIITQCRHYQLPVSVCGEMAGEPIGALLLIGLGYRTLSMNGRSVARIKYLLRRIGEEEARQLADKVLKAQTASEVRQWASIFIEERGLGGLIRGGR, encoded by the coding sequence ATGCTCACGCGACTGCGGGAAATTATTGAAAAGGTTGCGGCCGCGGCCCGGCTGAGTGATGCGTTGGACATTCTGGTGAATGAAACCTGTCTGGCGATGGATACGGAAGTCTGTTCTATCTATCTGGCGGATCATGATCGTCAATGTTATTACCTGATGGCGACGCGCGGGTTGAAAAAACCACGTGGTCGTACCATTACGCTGGCATTCGGTCAGGGGATTGTCGGCCTGGTAGGCGAACGGGCTGAGCCTATTAATCTGGCGGATGCGCAAAGTCATCCTAGTTTCAAATTCATTCCCGCCGTACGCGAACAACACTTTCGTTCCTTTCTGGGCGTGCCGTTAATCTATAGGCGCCAACTGCTGGGCGTGTTGGTGGTACAGCAACGCGAGCACCGACAGTTCGACAAAAACGAAGAATCGTTCATGGTGACGCTGGCTACCCAGATGGCGGCCATTCTGTCTCAATCACAGATGAAGGCGCTGTTCGGGCAATATCGACAGACGCGTATCAAGGCGATGGCAGCGTCTTCCGGTGTAGCCATTGCTCCCGGCTGGCAGGACCGTAGTCAGCCGTCGCTGGAACTGGTGTTTCCGGCTTCCAGTCTGAACAGTGATAGTGAGCGATCCCGGCTGCTGGTGGCGATGGAAGACGCTGGCTCGGAGTTTCGCCGTTTCAGCAAGCGTTTCAGCGCCAGTGCCCAGAAAGAAAGCGCGGCGATATTCGATTTTTACTCCCACCTGCTCAATGACGCTCGCCTCAAACGCGAGTTGTTTCAGGAAGTGGATACCGGCAGTGTGGCCGAATGGGCAGTCAAAGTGGTGATCGAACGGTTTGCCGCCCAGTTCGCCAGCCTGCAGGACCCCTACCTGCGTGATCGCTCCAGCGACTTGCGGGCGCTGGGGCAGCGTTTGCTGTTTCATCTTGATGACAATGCTCAAAGCAACGGCCAGTGGCCGGAGCGTTTTATTCTGGTCGCGGACGAATTGACCGCCACGCTGCTGGCGGAGGTGCCGCAGGAGCGTCTGGCGGGTGTCGTTGCCTATGACGGCGCAGCCAATTCCCACGCTGCTATTCTGGTGCGGGCGATGGGCATTCCCACGCTGATGGGCGCTGATATCCAACCTGATCTGTTGCACCAGCGACTGCTGATATTGGACGGCTATCGCGGTGAGCTGCTGGTAGACCCGGAACCCGTGCTGGTGCAGGAGTATCAGCGTCTGCTGAGTGAGGAACACGAGCTTACCCGGCTGGCGGAAGATGACATGGAACGCCCGGCGGTGCTGAAAAGCGGTGAGCGGGTGGATGTGATGCTCAATGCCGGTCTAAGCGCCGAGCATGAGAAACGTTTCATTAATCAGGTAGACGGCGTCGGGCTGTATCGCACTGAAATTCCATTCATGCTGCAAAGCGGTTTCCCCTCGGAAGAGGAACAGATGACGCAATATGAAAGCATGTTGCGGCTTTACCCCACCCGCCCGGTAATGTTGCGTACGCTGGATATCGGTGCGGACAAACAGTTGCCTTATCTGCCGATCAGTGAGGAGAATCCTTGCCTGGGCTGGCGCGGCATTCGCGTCACGCTCGATCAGCCGGAAATCTTCATGATTCAGGTTCGTGCCATGCTGCGCGCCAACGCACATATCGGGAACCTGAGTATTTTATTACCGATGATCAACAGCCTGGATGAGATCGATGAGGCAAAGCGGTTGATCGCACGTGCTACGGTGGAAGTATCGGAAATGCTGGGCTTTGCGCTGCCATGGCCACGCATTGGTATTATGATCGAAGTGCCGTCGGTGTTGTTCCTGTTATCGCATCTGGCGTCTCGCATCGATTTTGTCTCCGTCGGTACCAATGACCTGACCCAGTATCTGCTGGCGGTGGATCGCAATAATCCACATGTTGGAAGCCTTTACGATAACCTGCATCCATCAATGCTACAGGCGCTGAATATGATTATTACTCAGTGCCGTCATTACCAACTGCCGGTTTCGGTGTGCGGCGAAATGGCGGGCGAGCCAATCGGCGCATTGTTGCTCATCGGCCTGGGATACCGCACGCTGAGCATGAATGGACGCAGTGTCGCCCGCATCAAATATTTGTTGCGCCGGATAGGCGAAGAGGAAGCGCGCCAACTGGCGGACAAGGTGCTTAAAGCGCAAACCGCCAGCGAAGTGCGTCAATGGGCGTCGATTTTCATTGAAGAGCGTGGATTAGGCGGCCTGATTCGGGGTGGGCGCTAA
- the mutH gene encoding DNA mismatch repair endonuclease MutH produces MQTQPPTLHQTPPDSEQALLLRAQALAGYSLAELARIAQLPLPANLKRDKGWIGVLLERFLGANAGSKPEQDFPNIGVELKTIPVDEQGRPLETTFVCVAPLTGNSGVTWESSHVRHKLTRVLWIPVEGSRPIPLGERRIGAPLLWSPSQEEEQQLRQDWEELMDLIVLGKVESITARHGEVLQLRPKAANSRALTEAIGEHGQPILTLPRGFYLKKTFTTPLLTRHFLL; encoded by the coding sequence ATGCAGACGCAACCACCCACCCTCCATCAAACGCCGCCGGACAGTGAACAGGCTTTGCTGTTGCGGGCACAGGCGCTGGCTGGTTATTCGCTGGCAGAGTTGGCGCGAATCGCCCAACTACCGCTGCCCGCCAACCTTAAGCGAGATAAAGGGTGGATCGGCGTACTACTGGAGCGTTTCCTGGGTGCCAATGCCGGCAGCAAGCCGGAGCAGGACTTTCCCAATATCGGGGTTGAGTTGAAAACCATTCCAGTGGATGAACAAGGGCGACCATTGGAAACGACCTTCGTCTGTGTAGCGCCGCTCACCGGAAACAGCGGCGTAACCTGGGAAAGCAGCCATGTACGTCATAAGCTGACCAGAGTACTGTGGATTCCGGTGGAAGGTTCGCGCCCCATCCCGTTGGGGGAACGCCGTATCGGAGCACCATTGTTATGGAGTCCCAGTCAGGAAGAAGAGCAGCAGTTACGGCAAGACTGGGAAGAGCTGATGGATTTGATCGTGCTTGGCAAAGTAGAAAGCATCACCGCACGTCACGGCGAAGTGTTGCAATTGCGCCCCAAAGCCGCCAACAGCCGGGCGCTGACCGAAGCGATTGGCGAACATGGGCAGCCGATTTTGACGCTACCACGCGGTTTTTATCTGAAAAAAACCTTCACTACACCGCTACTGACCAGGCATTTTCTGCTGTAA